In Rhodothermia bacterium, one DNA window encodes the following:
- a CDS encoding MFS transporter has protein sequence MRSQKPFYIWLAFLTNSILIGAWSARIPEFKTYFQTENGIWGMVLLIIPLFSLVASFPTGKLIRHFNLATILRWGVFLSLATFVLLPFSRSFYLFLLVLLAYGLASGMLNLAMNAAAGAYEHQTGKPIMAASHGMYSFGGMLGSAFGVIAGSLSLSTQAFFGILSFVLSLCNLYLLKIVLPKESITHQRKEKVGWSRYLVLLALTSFVLMSIEGIILNWSGLFLKTEAATSAGLVSAGFLAFSATMTLGRWSGNQFFGRFSVRQLMTFGSGIVVIGFALLWMSQQFISAIAAFAVIGLGASALVPLLFSEATKFQHPPPETAIAVVLSVGIAGIMTGAPLIGFASELLGLRNAMLIPLGLAALILLAQKGFPHEKTPQTK, from the coding sequence ATGCGCTCTCAAAAACCGTTTTATATCTGGCTCGCATTTTTGACCAATAGCATTTTGATTGGCGCATGGTCTGCACGGATTCCAGAATTTAAGACTTATTTCCAAACAGAAAATGGAATTTGGGGGATGGTTTTACTCATCATTCCCCTTTTTTCTCTTGTGGCAAGTTTTCCGACGGGGAAACTCATTCGCCATTTCAACTTAGCAACCATTCTCCGTTGGGGTGTTTTCCTTTCATTGGCCACTTTTGTACTGCTACCCTTCAGCAGAAGTTTCTACCTTTTTCTACTGGTTTTATTGGCCTATGGCCTTGCCAGCGGCATGTTGAACTTGGCCATGAATGCTGCTGCTGGCGCTTACGAACACCAAACGGGGAAACCGATTATGGCGGCTTCGCATGGAATGTATAGCTTTGGTGGAATGTTGGGTTCTGCTTTTGGCGTCATTGCCGGTAGTCTTTCCCTAAGTACACAAGCTTTTTTTGGTATATTGTCCTTTGTGTTGTCCCTCTGCAATTTGTACTTACTAAAAATTGTCCTGCCTAAAGAATCCATAACCCATCAACGCAAAGAAAAGGTTGGCTGGTCACGCTATTTGGTCTTGCTTGCCCTAACGTCCTTTGTCTTAATGTCCATCGAGGGCATTATTCTAAATTGGAGTGGCTTATTCCTCAAAACCGAAGCCGCAACTTCAGCTGGCTTGGTAAGTGCTGGTTTTTTGGCCTTTTCTGCTACCATGACCCTTGGCCGATGGTCTGGAAACCAATTTTTCGGCCGCTTTTCTGTGCGTCAACTCATGACGTTTGGATCTGGTATCGTCGTTATTGGCTTTGCCCTTTTGTGGATGTCCCAACAATTTATTTCGGCAATAGCGGCCTTTGCAGTCATTGGTCTTGGGGCTTCGGCCTTGGTTCCGCTCTTGTTTTCAGAGGCTACCAAGTTCCAGCATCCCCCGCCCGAAACAGCGATTGCCGTTGTACTTTCTGTGGGTATTGCCGGCATTATGACGGGTGCGCCCCTCATCGGTTTTGCTAGTGAACTTTTGGGGCTTCGGAATGCCATGCTCATCCCTCTTGGCTTGGCTGCCCTAATTCTACTGGCGCAGAAAGGATTTCCGCACGAAAAAACGCCCCAAACCAAATAA
- a CDS encoding helix-turn-helix transcriptional regulator, with protein MKNKQKQVQLRDVQDVINIIGGRWRGAILASLCDKEKRFNELKRDLGVITPRTLIKELKYLELNKLVIRKLDPDNPSKVTYSLTEHGYSLDPLIASIVEWGQKHRKIIFG; from the coding sequence ATGAAAAACAAACAAAAACAGGTGCAACTTCGAGATGTCCAAGATGTGATAAACATTATAGGCGGACGCTGGAGAGGGGCAATTTTAGCGAGTTTATGTGATAAAGAAAAACGTTTTAATGAACTCAAACGGGATTTGGGAGTAATAACCCCGCGCACTTTAATCAAGGAGTTAAAATATTTAGAATTAAACAAATTGGTAATTCGTAAATTAGATCCTGATAACCCTTCTAAAGTAACATATAGTCTAACAGAACATGGATATTCATTAGACCCTTTAATTGCTTCTATCGTGGAGTGGGGTCAAAAACATAGAAAAATAATTTTTGGATAG
- a CDS encoding HDIG domain-containing protein gives MGILTRLGLTPKRPRLKPVGNRLEIGKETPNANSRKNWWIKGAIFIGLVLLTLFSFPEQQSYDWADAKVDDVWRKGDVIADFDFPIYRTDQQLSREKKRVLAELEPIFIPMDNAEGQYVANLDTLDVRLQRTVSSFLEWEFSRSRGLGDKAAIDSAQYYRFKSNLPINVNERQWSYLLESAKSVTPGVTTTAREEKGMALKEQLIQKLSGLSNLFDQPSVELVRDSIHSENIMVRDKSAHVDRSIALKNILTKDQIIKQVEKQLADTFPQKQDTVAIGIAFFEATFQPNLAFDRETTQALWNTNIAQISPTQGVVKKDQAIIRQGEVVTPEVLAKLRSYSRSRSSGTGVIPNWRITIGELLLILSIYSVFFLYLYLFRKHIFDRNLHILLIALLFGGFVVAYGIVLRSDVEQAFKLVIPVTILSVMFTIVFDSRVGLFGTITMSLVAGLLFAFDFELTFLTSFAGMIAVFSVRDIRNRGQFLSTAGLVHFSYALGATSFTLLQSNTVESYLYTMLYVAINAALTLFVYPIVWVIERIFDVTTDLTLLELSDTNRPLLKELSLRAPGTFNHSLQVSNLAEAAAVSIGANALLTRVGALYHDIGKMSKPEYFVENQQPGENLLDGLTPRMAALIIVNHVKEGLQLAQEAKLPKVVQQFIPMHHGCMRIEFFYRKALEGQKDDASPILESDYRYPGPRPNTLETAILMLADGVEAASKSLEKPTLKKLESVIDKIIEARIADGQLKESPLTFHDLSKIKEAFLGILGGMYHFRLKYPGQEEEVEPKTEERKLRGTNDIPTKENIVIPKEMHVKPTLKKKMPPEE, from the coding sequence ATGGGCATACTCACGCGCTTAGGCTTAACCCCTAAAAGACCACGACTCAAACCGGTGGGAAATCGGTTGGAAATTGGAAAGGAAACCCCAAATGCCAATTCACGGAAAAATTGGTGGATAAAAGGAGCTATTTTCATTGGCTTGGTACTGCTCACGCTTTTTTCGTTTCCAGAACAACAATCCTATGATTGGGCAGATGCAAAAGTGGACGATGTTTGGCGTAAAGGGGATGTGATAGCCGATTTTGACTTCCCTATTTATCGGACAGATCAGCAGTTGTCCCGGGAAAAAAAACGGGTCTTGGCAGAACTTGAGCCAATCTTTATCCCAATGGACAATGCAGAGGGGCAGTATGTTGCGAATTTAGATACTTTGGACGTCCGGCTTCAGCGAACCGTTTCTTCTTTCTTGGAATGGGAGTTTAGCCGGAGTAGAGGACTGGGTGACAAAGCCGCCATTGACTCCGCACAATACTATCGCTTTAAGTCCAATTTGCCGATCAATGTAAATGAACGTCAATGGTCTTATTTGCTCGAATCCGCCAAGAGTGTTACGCCGGGGGTCACAACAACCGCGCGTGAGGAAAAAGGGATGGCCTTAAAAGAACAACTTATTCAAAAATTGTCTGGCCTGAGCAACCTATTCGATCAGCCTTCTGTTGAGCTTGTACGGGATAGCATCCACTCGGAAAACATCATGGTTCGGGACAAATCGGCACATGTGGACCGAAGTATCGCCCTAAAAAACATTCTCACCAAAGACCAAATCATCAAACAGGTTGAAAAACAACTTGCAGATACTTTTCCCCAAAAACAAGACACCGTAGCCATTGGTATTGCTTTTTTTGAAGCAACCTTCCAGCCGAATTTGGCTTTTGACCGAGAAACCACGCAGGCGCTTTGGAATACCAATATCGCCCAAATTTCCCCGACCCAAGGGGTGGTCAAAAAAGATCAAGCCATTATTCGACAAGGGGAGGTAGTAACACCGGAGGTTTTGGCAAAATTGCGCTCGTATTCACGGTCGCGGTCTTCGGGAACGGGGGTTATTCCCAACTGGCGAATCACGATTGGCGAGTTGTTGTTGATCCTAAGCATTTATTCTGTCTTCTTTTTATACTTGTATTTATTCCGCAAGCATATTTTTGACCGAAACCTGCATATTTTGCTCATTGCACTTCTTTTTGGTGGCTTTGTGGTGGCTTATGGCATTGTCCTAAGATCGGATGTGGAACAAGCCTTTAAATTGGTGATCCCCGTTACCATCCTTTCCGTGATGTTTACCATCGTCTTTGACTCAAGGGTGGGACTTTTTGGAACCATTACAATGTCTCTGGTTGCGGGCTTGTTGTTCGCCTTCGACTTCGAGCTGACGTTCCTTACCTCGTTTGCAGGCATGATTGCGGTTTTTAGTGTTCGCGATATTCGGAACAGAGGGCAATTTTTGAGTACTGCCGGATTGGTTCACTTTTCGTATGCACTTGGGGCAACTTCTTTTACGTTGTTGCAATCTAATACCGTCGAAAGCTATTTATACACCATGTTGTATGTGGCTATAAATGCAGCACTTACTTTGTTTGTTTATCCCATTGTTTGGGTAATAGAACGTATTTTTGATGTAACCACCGATCTTACCTTGTTAGAACTCTCGGATACAAATCGGCCACTCCTTAAAGAATTAAGTTTGCGTGCTCCGGGAACGTTTAACCACTCGTTACAGGTCTCTAATTTGGCAGAGGCGGCAGCGGTTTCTATTGGTGCCAATGCACTGCTGACCCGTGTCGGTGCGCTCTATCATGATATTGGAAAGATGAGTAAACCGGAATACTTTGTAGAGAACCAACAACCCGGAGAAAACCTTTTAGATGGCTTAACCCCGCGAATGGCCGCATTAATCATCGTAAACCATGTAAAAGAAGGGCTACAACTTGCACAAGAAGCCAAATTGCCCAAGGTGGTGCAGCAGTTTATCCCGATGCATCATGGCTGTATGCGCATCGAGTTTTTCTATCGGAAAGCGTTGGAAGGACAAAAAGACGACGCTTCTCCCATCTTGGAGTCGGATTACCGTTATCCCGGCCCACGACCGAATACATTGGAAACGGCCATTCTTATGTTGGCCGATGGCGTCGAAGCAGCTTCAAAAAGTTTGGAAAAACCAACCCTGAAAAAGCTGGAATCCGTAATTGATAAAATTATTGAAGCCAGAATTGCCGATGGCCAATTGAAGGAGTCCCCGCTAACTTTCCATGACTTGTCTAAAATAAAAGAGGCATTTCTTGGTATCTTGGGCGGGATGTATCACTTCAGGCTGAAATATCCGGGGCAAGAGGAGGAAGTGGAACCCAAGACCGAAGAGCGGAAACTGCGGGGAACAAACGATATACCTACTAAGGAAAATATCGTGATTCCGAAAGAAATGCACGTAAAGCCCACGCTAAAAAAGAAAATGCCCCCCGAAGAATGA
- a CDS encoding NAD(P)H-binding protein, whose amino-acid sequence MRITIIGASTGVGLEAVKIALQRHHIVTTLSRSEIDLPPSPNLIIQKGSATNRVDLQKSLENADAIIVALGTGKNMKPTNLYSDFAKLLVDLQKEVKKEVPFIILTGFGAGDSWDYQPNFIMKLFFKYLLRDVYSDKTKMEEIISQTNLKWVIARPGLLKDKPLTGKYRVETTLFKGIKIGSINRADVADFLVKQAENPTQLYKYCSLSNL is encoded by the coding sequence ATGAGGATAACAATTATAGGGGCTTCTACTGGCGTTGGGCTTGAAGCCGTAAAAATAGCACTACAACGCCATCATATTGTAACAACCCTTTCTCGGTCGGAGATTGATTTACCACCAAGCCCAAATCTGATAATACAAAAGGGCAGTGCAACCAATAGGGTTGATTTGCAGAAATCACTCGAAAATGCTGATGCCATTATTGTAGCACTTGGTACTGGCAAAAATATGAAACCTACAAACTTGTATTCAGATTTTGCCAAATTGTTGGTTGATTTGCAAAAAGAAGTAAAGAAGGAAGTTCCGTTTATCATTTTGACAGGTTTTGGGGCAGGGGACAGTTGGGACTATCAGCCTAACTTCATCATGAAATTGTTCTTTAAATATCTTTTAAGAGATGTTTATTCCGATAAAACCAAAATGGAAGAAATCATCAGCCAAACAAATTTAAAATGGGTTATTGCTCGCCCCGGTCTTTTGAAAGACAAGCCTTTGACAGGAAAGTATAGGGTAGAAACTACGCTTTTTAAAGGGATAAAGATTGGTAGTATAAATCGGGCAGATGTTGCGGATTTTTTAGTTAAACAAGCCGAAAACCCTACACAACTGTATAAATATTGTTCATTATCTAATTTGTAA
- a CDS encoding sigma-70 family RNA polymerase sigma factor produces the protein MDTYFMPIDKRSNITEVVKTYSKKLFGFVRGRVKTDEDAEDIVQEVWYQFSNLTQVDEIEKVSSWLYRVARNKITDRYRKKNTLSLEEMDFDDEENEFSLLDYYYSDENTPETDFLRELFWETLMQALDELPKNQRDVFVWNEFEDRTLQEIANETGEKLKTIISRKGYAVKFLRKKLEALYLDLLNY, from the coding sequence ATGGACACCTATTTTATGCCAATAGATAAACGCTCGAATATCACGGAGGTTGTCAAAACGTACAGCAAGAAGTTGTTCGGTTTTGTTCGGGGACGTGTCAAGACGGACGAAGATGCCGAAGACATTGTGCAGGAAGTGTGGTATCAATTCAGCAATTTGACGCAAGTAGATGAAATTGAGAAAGTTAGCAGTTGGCTATATCGGGTGGCACGAAACAAAATCACGGATCGCTATCGGAAGAAGAACACGCTTAGTTTAGAGGAGATGGACTTTGACGACGAAGAAAATGAATTTAGCTTGTTAGATTATTATTATTCCGATGAGAACACTCCTGAAACAGATTTTTTGCGCGAACTGTTTTGGGAGACCTTGATGCAAGCCTTAGACGAGTTGCCTAAAAATCAGCGAGATGTGTTTGTATGGAATGAGTTTGAGGATAGAACCTTGCAGGAAATTGCGAACGAAACAGGCGAGAAGTTGAAAACAATCATTTCTCGAAAAGGCTATGCGGTTAAATTCCTCCGCAAAAAATTGGAAGCCCTTTATTTAGATCTCTTAAATTACTAA
- the gap gene encoding type I glyceraldehyde-3-phosphate dehydrogenase translates to MAIKIAINGFGRIGRLVFRAILERGSKEFDVVGVNDLTDAKTLAHLLKYDSVHGRLPFPVTAEESALIVNGDRFQIYAQKDPAQLPWGELGVDLVIEATGIFTSAEKAGLHLQAGAKKVLITAPASGEVDATIVMGVNDNILTGNEKIVSNASCTTNCLAPMVKVLDENFGVVQGYMSTVHAYTADQRLQDAPHKDLRRARAAAVSMVPTSTGAAKAVGLVLPHLKGKLDGFAVRVPTPDVSMTDLTVILNKSATKDEINAAFKAAADGPLNGILYYQADPIVSCDVIHDPASCVFDPALTNSQGAFVKVVGWYDNEWGYSNRVVDLAAKMMA, encoded by the coding sequence ATGGCAATCAAAATTGCAATCAATGGCTTTGGCCGCATCGGACGTCTGGTCTTTAGGGCCATTCTGGAACGCGGATCCAAAGAATTTGATGTGGTTGGTGTAAATGACCTGACCGATGCCAAAACCCTCGCTCACTTATTGAAGTACGACTCGGTTCATGGTCGCCTTCCCTTCCCTGTTACCGCTGAAGAAAGTGCGCTTATCGTAAACGGAGACCGTTTCCAAATTTATGCCCAAAAAGACCCCGCACAGTTGCCTTGGGGAGAATTAGGCGTGGACTTGGTGATAGAAGCAACCGGCATCTTCACTTCTGCCGAAAAAGCGGGTCTTCACCTGCAAGCCGGTGCTAAAAAAGTACTCATTACCGCCCCTGCAAGTGGAGAAGTGGATGCGACTATTGTTATGGGCGTCAATGACAACATCTTGACGGGTAACGAAAAGATTGTGTCTAATGCTTCTTGTACCACCAACTGCCTTGCACCAATGGTGAAGGTTCTGGATGAGAATTTCGGTGTGGTTCAGGGCTATATGTCCACCGTTCATGCCTATACCGCCGATCAACGCCTCCAAGATGCACCACACAAAGACCTCCGCCGTGCACGCGCCGCTGCTGTCTCGATGGTTCCCACTTCTACCGGAGCCGCCAAAGCGGTTGGTTTGGTTCTGCCACACCTCAAAGGAAAATTAGACGGATTTGCGGTGCGTGTCCCTACCCCAGATGTTTCAATGACCGACCTCACCGTGATCCTGAACAAATCTGCAACCAAGGACGAAATCAATGCCGCCTTCAAAGCCGCTGCCGATGGCCCGCTCAATGGCATTCTCTACTATCAAGCAGACCCCATCGTTTCTTGTGATGTGATTCACGATCCGGCTTCCTGCGTTTTTGATCCTGCTCTTACCAATTCCCAAGGTGCTTTTGTTAAAGTGGTGGGCTGGTACGACAATGAATGGGGATACTCAAACCGCGTTGTGGATTTGGCCGCGAAGATGATGGCCTAA
- a CDS encoding phosphoglycerate kinase has translation MPKLTIDDLSLAGKKVLIRVDFNVPLKNGVVTDDTRIREALPTIQKVLTEGGLPILMSHAGRPKNGPDPQYSLKPAAGKLAELIGAKVHMASDTVGSDVEALIASAEVGSIVLLENTRFYPEESKNDPELAAKIAKLGDVFINDAFGSAHRAHSSTEGITHFVQQSGMGYLLQKEVEYLSKVLESPEKPFVAVIGGAKVSDKIGVIEALLPKVDRLLIGGGMTFTFLKAKGMEIGKSLCEEDKLDLAKNLMETAGDKLVLPVDHLSADAFSNEAQTQVSAPGVPENWMGLDIGPETISRYQHILTQAKTVIWNGPMGVFEMPNFANGTIAVAEALAAATRNGGLTVVGGGDSVAAISQAGLDDDVSHVSTGGGAMLEFLEGITLPGVAALSEK, from the coding sequence ATGCCCAAATTAACCATAGACGATCTTAGCCTTGCTGGTAAGAAAGTTTTGATTCGTGTGGACTTTAACGTCCCCCTTAAGAACGGTGTGGTAACAGACGATACGCGCATTCGCGAAGCGCTACCCACCATCCAAAAAGTGCTTACCGAAGGTGGACTTCCCATTTTGATGAGCCATGCCGGACGCCCCAAAAATGGCCCAGACCCACAATACAGCCTGAAGCCAGCCGCTGGTAAATTGGCCGAATTGATTGGCGCAAAAGTTCACATGGCCTCGGATACGGTTGGATCGGACGTGGAAGCACTAATTGCCTCGGCAGAGGTTGGGAGTATTGTCTTGTTAGAAAACACCCGTTTTTATCCCGAAGAATCCAAAAATGACCCCGAATTGGCGGCGAAAATCGCAAAATTGGGTGATGTCTTCATTAACGATGCTTTTGGCTCTGCACACCGCGCCCACAGTTCTACGGAAGGGATCACCCATTTTGTACAACAATCTGGCATGGGGTATTTGCTCCAAAAAGAAGTGGAATATTTATCCAAAGTATTGGAGTCTCCCGAAAAACCATTTGTAGCCGTCATTGGTGGCGCCAAAGTCTCGGACAAAATCGGGGTCATCGAGGCCCTTCTCCCCAAAGTGGATCGGTTGCTCATTGGGGGCGGAATGACGTTCACCTTCCTCAAGGCTAAAGGTATGGAAATTGGTAAGTCACTCTGTGAAGAGGACAAACTCGACTTGGCAAAAAACCTAATGGAGACCGCCGGGGATAAATTGGTTTTACCGGTTGACCACCTCTCGGCTGATGCCTTTTCAAATGAGGCGCAAACACAAGTTTCGGCGCCCGGCGTTCCCGAAAATTGGATGGGCTTAGACATTGGTCCGGAAACCATTTCACGCTATCAACACATTCTAACCCAAGCAAAAACAGTGATTTGGAATGGCCCGATGGGTGTTTTTGAAATGCCCAATTTTGCCAATGGAACCATTGCTGTGGCCGAGGCACTCGCAGCAGCAACACGGAATGGTGGCCTTACGGTTGTGGGTGGTGGTGACTCCGTAGCAGCTATTTCTCAGGCTGGATTGGACGACGACGTAAGCCACGTCTCTACGGGCGGTGGCGCCATGTTGGAGTTTCTGGAAGGGATTACTTTGCCCGGTGTTGCGGCCCTTAGTGAAAAATAA
- a CDS encoding TerB family tellurite resistance protein, translating into MDQQNNAPFLHFILDETWTDAQQTALLELMVWAMYVDKAIRVEENELIDQILDQMSVGDITPIAQSLNPTIAKVRDAFHDEQAAAYLLEDICLYLDDADVRAQALDYCLQILEADGHLHPDEATFLEHVKMRFLQ; encoded by the coding sequence ATGGATCAACAAAACAATGCGCCATTTTTACACTTTATTTTGGACGAGACTTGGACTGATGCCCAGCAAACCGCTTTGTTAGAACTTATGGTTTGGGCGATGTATGTAGATAAAGCCATTCGGGTTGAAGAAAATGAGTTGATAGACCAGATTTTGGACCAAATGTCTGTTGGCGACATCACACCGATTGCCCAATCCCTGAATCCGACCATTGCCAAAGTGCGGGACGCTTTTCATGATGAGCAAGCGGCGGCATACCTCCTCGAAGATATTTGCCTATATTTGGACGATGCCGATGTTCGGGCGCAAGCCTTGGACTATTGTTTGCAAATTCTGGAGGCGGATGGACATCTACATCCAGACGAAGCCACGTTCCTTGAGCATGTCAAAATGCGGTTTCTTCAGTAG
- a CDS encoding sodium:solute symporter, with translation MLTSLDYSVIFLYLIGSIVFGLWMAGKQRDNSDYFFGERNLPWWAVSFSIVATETSSLTVISVPAIAYGGSLTFLQIAFGYLIGRILVSAIFLPRYFAGELTTAYELIGQRFGERMRVTTSVTFMITRLLADGVRLFATAIPVKVVLAASGLDVAYWQIIIAISLVTIAYTLFGGIKAVIWMDVVQMFLYLLGAVLAITVLLQEAPIDWFAQATAAGKTQIIDFSSDWLTSPYMFITAVVGGAVLSMASHGTDYLIVQRLFTTKNLQESQRALVMSGVVILIQFALFLSVGLLLWVHYGGATPQALGLSRADEIYPKFLIEGLPAGVSGLLLVAIFAAAMSTVSSSLNSLSAASVMDLYKRFVPNTTPASEFRMARITTLIWSGLFVVFANLFQDTKQPIVELGLAIASYTYGGLLGVFLLGLLNKRAKQTDAMISFFVAILSMAVIIAQFKIAWPWHTVIGSGICLILGSLLSFRHSKQPEV, from the coding sequence ATGCTTACATCTTTAGATTATTCGGTCATTTTTCTATACCTAATTGGCTCTATCGTTTTTGGCCTATGGATGGCAGGAAAACAACGCGATAACAGTGACTATTTTTTTGGCGAACGAAATTTGCCATGGTGGGCCGTGAGTTTCTCGATTGTTGCCACTGAAACCAGTTCGTTGACGGTCATTAGCGTGCCAGCCATCGCATACGGAGGGTCTTTAACGTTTCTCCAAATTGCATTTGGGTACCTAATTGGTCGGATATTGGTGAGCGCAATTTTCTTGCCGCGATACTTTGCTGGTGAATTGACAACGGCGTATGAACTGATTGGCCAACGTTTTGGTGAGCGGATGCGGGTAACAACATCGGTTACGTTTATGATTACCCGTTTGTTGGCGGATGGGGTGCGTCTTTTTGCAACGGCAATTCCTGTAAAAGTGGTACTTGCAGCCAGTGGCTTAGACGTGGCGTATTGGCAAATTATTATAGCGATCTCTTTGGTGACCATTGCTTATACGCTCTTTGGCGGTATAAAAGCCGTGATTTGGATGGATGTGGTTCAGATGTTTTTGTATCTGCTCGGTGCGGTATTGGCGATCACGGTATTGCTGCAAGAAGCGCCCATAGATTGGTTTGCCCAAGCCACGGCAGCAGGAAAAACACAAATCATAGATTTTAGCTCAGATTGGCTTACGTCTCCTTATATGTTTATTACGGCTGTGGTGGGTGGCGCTGTTTTGTCTATGGCTTCGCACGGGACAGATTACCTCATTGTCCAAAGGCTCTTTACCACCAAGAACCTACAAGAAAGCCAACGTGCCTTGGTGATGAGTGGCGTTGTGATTCTGATTCAATTCGCCCTCTTTCTCTCTGTGGGGCTTTTGCTTTGGGTGCATTATGGTGGCGCCACGCCCCAAGCGCTTGGTCTCTCCCGTGCGGATGAGATTTACCCCAAATTTCTGATCGAAGGCTTGCCTGCTGGAGTTTCTGGATTGCTGCTGGTGGCCATTTTTGCCGCTGCAATGAGCACCGTTTCTTCCTCACTCAACTCCCTTTCGGCGGCCTCCGTTATGGACTTGTACAAAAGGTTTGTTCCCAATACTACGCCAGCGTCGGAGTTCCGAATGGCACGCATCACCACCTTGATTTGGAGCGGGTTGTTTGTGGTCTTTGCCAATTTGTTTCAAGATACCAAGCAACCTATTGTAGAGTTGGGCTTGGCTATTGCGTCCTATACTTATGGTGGGCTGTTGGGTGTTTTTCTGTTGGGGCTGCTGAATAAACGTGCAAAACAGACGGATGCCATGATTTCTTTTTTTGTTGCAATCTTGTCAATGGCCGTCATTATTGCACAATTCAAAATTGCTTGGCCTTGGCATACGGTAATTGGGTCTGGAATTTGTTTGATTTTGGGAAGCCTTTTGTCATTCAGACATTCAAAACAACCCGAAGTATAA
- a CDS encoding VIT family protein, with translation MITIDNYLDSHYIHRSNWLRAAVLGANDGIISISSLAIGVATASATRDPILLATIAGLVAGALSMAAGEYVSVSSQTDIEKADIERERQELQEMPEIEIKILAEIYEKRGLKKETALQVAKELTEFDALGTHVRDELGINEISQANPIQAAFASGAAFTVGGLLPLLVTLFATISSMAYFLYGFTIVFLVILGAVSARTGGSSVVRAVTRIVVWGTIAMGTSALAGYVFGVNL, from the coding sequence ATGATAACAATTGACAATTATTTAGACAGCCACTATATCCACCGAAGCAATTGGTTGAGAGCCGCCGTTTTAGGAGCAAATGACGGTATTATCTCAATTTCAAGCCTTGCAATTGGTGTAGCAACAGCAAGCGCTACAAGAGACCCTATTCTATTAGCGACTATTGCAGGGCTTGTGGCAGGTGCATTATCCATGGCCGCTGGTGAATATGTGTCGGTTAGTTCTCAAACAGACATTGAAAAGGCAGATATTGAAAGAGAAAGACAAGAACTTCAAGAAATGCCCGAAATAGAAATAAAAATACTTGCAGAGATTTATGAAAAACGTGGACTTAAAAAGGAAACAGCTTTACAAGTTGCAAAAGAATTAACAGAATTTGACGCCTTGGGGACACATGTTCGAGATGAATTAGGAATAAATGAAATTAGTCAGGCCAACCCTATTCAGGCAGCTTTTGCCTCTGGTGCAGCATTCACTGTTGGAGGACTATTGCCGCTTTTGGTGACACTTTTCGCTACAATTTCTAGTATGGCGTATTTTTTATATGGCTTTACAATTGTATTCCTCGTTATCCTTGGAGCCGTTTCAGCAAGAACAGGTGGCTCAAGTGTAGTTAGGGCCGTAACAAGAATCGTAGTTTGGGGAACAATTGCTATGGGCACTTCTGCCTTGGCTGGATATGTTTTTGGTGTCAATCTGTAA